In the genome of Aedes aegypti strain LVP_AGWG chromosome 2, AaegL5.0 Primary Assembly, whole genome shotgun sequence, the window GAAAGTTGGCAGCGCATTTGGTTGTGAATGCAACAGACAATATCAGATATCCCACACTTAGCAGCACAGATGCCAGAGTAGCAACCCTACTCCACTGACCATTCAAAATCAGTGACGTATTTTATAATGAACTTTATTTTTTGACCTTTTCGAAGATATACGTATGTATCTATAGcatctatactgcccataactgcatatttgtaacattcgacaaaagtaggcactgagtaaatggggtaccaagtttgcattttattgcagtatgggagggaactgatatttcaaaaaatcactaagaattcaaaagtgcttatttgaggctgaaattttgtacaactcatatcgcttattgggtgaatagtcagaaataaattctgatagaaatttcgttgccactgcattatgaggctcatgtataatctcaatgtgactgttatgcggttacaattgccgatgtgacaaaacaacttggtatttttttcgaattttctagaacaatctcacagattttagtaagtggatcgaaagtatttgtcatttgatgacactccccggtattaactcaaaattgtcaaaaatgtcgaatgtgactgttatgcagtcaTGGGCAGTATACCTGTAGTATTTTTctgaggaaaaaaaaagaaattgtgTAACCCTTGGAAATCATTAAAATACCTACGATACCACCTACTTGGCACCTATTGGGTACTGTTTGAAACCCCTTGGAAATTATTAAATCTTCTGGTACACCAATGCCACTTCTGCCCATCCAAGGAGACACCCTGGAGATACCTGAAAATTCTTATAAACTCCAAGGAACTTCCCTAGGTTTATGGGAGCCTTTCTGAATTTCCTAATACTCTAGATAACCTAGAGACTTTTCAACTTTCCTAtccgaaatgaaaaaaaaaaaattccgatgaggattgaaaaatctttcaaaaatgctGCATCATTGTTCCCTTGcatgacaatgttcatttttTGCCATAGTTATCATTATAACGCATATGAGATTTTGTACATAATTTCAATTGTAGGATGATAACTAATTAACCTTATAGTGAATAAAAAACATGTTACCTGGGTCATAAATCTCTCACTCTCTGCCCCATATGTCTTTAAACATGTGATAAACTCCACCGTCTTGGTATGATAAAAGCATACATAATCGAACAAAGTTATCATCTTATAGCTCGTTCGCCGTGTCAAACGATAAGATTAATGCCTAAtcaatgaattttttatttgtCTCTCAGTTCCGAACCTTGTCCCGCACCCGTTCTCTTCGCTGTGGTAGGTGATTTCCCGAATTAATCGCAATCAAATTTACCTCTTGATCACATGAGAGTGTATGTGACATAAGTATTTATGACATTGATTTATTGTAGGTACTGATGTTGAAGATAACAAATTAACCGTTATCCCTCGTACGACGCGTGATAATGACGCCgcgaattttaaaacaaattaacaTAACCCACAAATTCGATTTATTCAATATGTTCATAGGAACAAATATTTAATTATAGCTGTCACAAGTAATGCCATCGACAGATGAACGCTAACTGCTGAACTAGCACCGATTACAATGGCTTCGTACGGACCCAGAGTCAGCTCCGTAGTGTTgacggtttgaccaactttGTGACGTGAATCGGTACCAACCAGTCTGACGGTTGCGGTTTTTCCAGCGAATCGGTACAACTCGGTCACATCCACGGTGTAGGTTTCCCCATGGAAGTTGACCAGCGTTACGTAGTATGGGTCCAGTTCACGATCTTCATTTTCCCGCAGGAATCGCACGAAGGCAAACACGTCGTCGTTGAACGCTCGGGAGCGGAATTCTCCATGAGTCAAAATGCGTTCCTTTCGAAGCTTCATGCAGTCCACGTAGAAGTGATAGGTGCTGTAATCAGCTTCCGTTTGCTTCAGCAAGTTCGTTTGTCTGTACAGCGGATGCATCGGAAGCCATGTTTTAGCGGCCTTTGAGAATCCTGCGTTAAAGCTGTCGTCCCATTGGAACGGAGTTCGCTGAGGGTCTCTCGATGCCCATTTGTAGTTATCCGGGCCCAGGTTACATCCTTGGGGATCTTTGCTATCTTCATAAGACATGTCACGATAGTCTTCCATACCGATTTCCTCTCCATTGTACACAACTGCCACCCCTGGAAGAGTCATCAGAATCAAAGCCATTCCATCGATACGGTCCCGCCCGTAGCGACTGGCCATGCGGGGCTTATCGTGGTTTCCCAACACCCAGTTGGTGATCTTTCCTCGAGGCATGTTGTCCAGCCAGCGGTCAATAATGTACTTAAAATTCGATGCTTTTGAGCCGTCGTTCAAGTCCTCAATCATTGCAAAGTTGAACGGGAAATGAGCCCTTGGTTGCGTACCATCATCGGACTCGTAGAACTTCATGGTCATAGTCAAATTGGCGTACGCTTCAGTCATCATGATGCTACAATAAAAGTTTTATATGTATCAATTCCACCCAAAGATATTTCAAGCACTCAACTTACATAGTATCGGAATCACTTTCCTTTACGTAGTCGTCGATGACCTTACGCCAGCGGGCAATTACCTCGTACGTATCCGGAAGATCTTTCGTGTAGATGTGATGCGTATAACCGTAGCTGTTGGGGTCCGACGGATCGTTAATCGGTTCATCCCGTAAATCCTCCACCTCGAACATATGGTTGATGGCATCAATGCGGAAGCCCGATGCTCCTTTCTTCATCCAGTAGcgcaaaatttcatcaaactccTTGATCACAGCCTCATTGCGGTAGTTCAAATCCGGTTGACCAACAGCAAACTGATGCAAGTAATACTGCTGACGCTTTTCACTCCACTCCCATGCGGATCCGTAGAATACCGATTGCTGTTGGATGAACACGTGTTCAAAAGGTTTCCAATGCATGTCATTTAACTACTTACCCAATTATTAGGCGGCAAAGGTCTTCCACCTTGCGGATTCGGTTTTCCGTTGTGCCACATGTAGTAATCGGTATAGGGGTCTACCCTATTTTCAGACTTCACGAACCATTCATGCTCATTACTCGAATGGTTGGGCACGAAATCCAGAATTATCTTGATTCCGAGCTTTTCGGCTTCGGCAAACAGCTCCTCCAGATCACTGTTAGAGCCAAATAGTGGATCCACCGAAACGAAGTCACTCACATCGTATCCAAAGTCTTCCTGGGGCGACTGGAAAATCGGACTGAGCCACGTTGCCTCGAAGCCGGTATCCTTAAGATGCTGCAGCTTGGCTGTGATTCCTTTTATGTCACCGGTGCCATCGTCATTTGAATCGAAGAACGACCTCGGGTAGATCTGATAGAAAACGGTCGTTTCCCACCATTCCTTCTGGTCGGAATCTTGTGCCGTCGCGAGAAGGACGGCCGTCGCCACTAGCAGCAACAAGGGTACCCTAAGACTTATCATCGTGAACTGTCGTATTGATACGCTGCTGTCAGCTCTATTTATAGACAATTGATGCGCTCTACAGTTGAGGCAATCGATGAGATATGCACAGGTTGGTGTTGGTCAGATACGACGGCACAAGTAGATCTGTAGGATGCTGTCGTTTGTGTTTCGTAGATAGTGGCATTCTGCATCTCTGAGATATGCTAGGAGGCATTGTTTATTTATAGGAAAATCTTTCATTATCTGAATTTGAGCGATTGTTGGAATTTCGGACAAACTCTCTCAAAGAAAAACGAGGTAAGCTTGTTATGTATAGGTGCGGAATTTGGTTTCCTCGAAGCAACCAAAAATTTTGCCAATTTCAGGGGCTTATCTGTTGGTTCCTAATCACATGTGACACTTGATCGTTTGAATTACTGTAATCAATTTAAACTGGACAAACAAGCCTAACTGATTAGATTAGAATGAATCACGTTTGGAACCGTTAAGTATAATTGAACATGAAAGTAAAAGCACAATACAGTTTGAAGTTTTTCATCCAATCTGCATTTCTTCACACGGGCGTGATGTAACTTTTCTACCTAGGACTAAGCATTAGCCTAATTAGTTTGGCCTGACACCCATTTCTGGATATTATCTGTCACAATTCACTTCTCTTGACTGCATTGGTGTAGCTAGGAATTTTATTCTGGAAGAGCTTATGGTTGGCTAGTGTTTCACAGAAATAATTTCAGTCgcaataatcatgattttcatagacttgtaacgatttttattttgtgtttatGATTTTGCCTCATATCGCTGCTAATCagtgatatttttaaatttcagttttcaatatgggaaaaataaaatagtaaaaaaaaaactgtcgagAACTTTTCCCAAGAACTCACGATGAATATACGTTGTGATTCTTCAACGAAATTTTCAGTATTGCATCTATGTGCTTTCAAGTCCCCTGAGAATTCACACGAggttttcttcatgaattatttccctACTATTTCATTGCTTCCTACAAAAACTTCTTTACCAATGTCAGGTCCTTCTTGGATTCACACTGAAAATCATTTCCTAGATAAGTAGTAACTATTTAACACTGTTTTTCCTGAAACTTATCTAGACTATCTGAtcttaccagaaaatttctcaaatgaTTTCTATCCAATAAAAtggtgtacggaatcaaattgcaccACTTTCACATGGCTGTAACTTGTTACTTGTTGggtattttctattgaaattttgggTGAAATTTGTTCAATGTGTATTTGCTTACGCTGTGTAAGTATCACGAGCAGATGTGCAATCGTTGTAAAGATGGAGACGGAAGAACAGCAGCAGAAATTTTGCGCACGTAACTCGAAAATCTGGATCTATCTCACCATGTCATCAGCAGAAAActgggaatggtacattctacgGTGTCTCGTGATTTCAATCGGTACCACGAACGTTTGACCATCGATCGAAAagaaaaaatggcaaaaaaggATCTCCGTATAGTGTTAAGGATCACAAACGGGTagctcaagctttcaagaggaATCCCAACAATTTAGTTCGAGATGTGGCGGAGAAACAGAATCTATTAAAAACTTTCGTGCAAGATGCGAAAAAAACGTGAAGGACTACGTACAAAGTCCAAAAGGCCCCTAATCGCGATGAACGGCAGAATACGGTAGGTTAAACACTTGCATGGAACCTCTAAACCCTGATGCTGTCGAAATCATATTGCCTCGTTCTTCCTAAAGTTTTACTTCAGATTCCTTcaacaaatttttcagaaaatctctcggaaattctctgagattcctccaggtattattcaaaaaatttctcctAATATCACACAAGATTTGAACAAGCAATTAAAAAGGATTTATTTAGGAAAATGTTCTTACCGATTTCACAGAAAAGTTCTCTACAGATCTatccgcatttttttttcgtaaaaaatttCAAGTGCTGAGATTTCTCTATAAGTCAAAACTCAAtcgaaaatgttattttaaaaattctttaaaagtgcctcccttcaaaattaaaaaaaaaaaaaacaaaattcctaTAAAGATTCTAGCGGAAAACGTTcaactgtttgaaaaaataccACTTAAACACTCACTAATTCCCCAAGAtatttattcaggtatttcttcagagaattaGATAATTGTTTTTCCTGGGATGTATCCcctaggattcttccgaaaaattctAAGTGTTATGTAgaacggtaaatggctgggcatggcgtaccatcgGTACCTCACGTACCTGCAGAAATAAAATAGATCCCTTTGTGGGGTCTCGGTGAGAAccctggtcgtatgctgacagggaataGGGTGTTTGCTTTtccttctgcaaacctggagcgtctgtactccatgttaggagtggctcacaacagcgtctgttccccatttcaggggcggctgatcatcgtccgagtgccagagaaggactctaagaaTAGTCCTTcgaaaatctagggggttggtgtcaggccctgcaagccaaccatAAAAACATATCAGCACatgaacgtcaacgagagaatacgaaccgggacaatcggcgaagaccacagcgacggaaatggactagcgattggaaactcggtacgtggaactgcaaatctctcaacttcatcggaagcacacgcatactcgccgatgtgctgaaggaccgtggattcggcatcacagcgttgcaggaagtgtgttggaagggatcaatggtgcgaacgtttagaggtaatcataccatctaccagagctgcggcaacacacgtgagctgggaacagctttcatagtgatgggtgatatgcaaagggcgtgaaaggccgattctttaactttagcataatcaacgtgcacagcccacattccggaagcactgatgatgacaaggacgcattttacgcgcagctcaaacgcgagtacgacagctgcccaagccacgacattaaaatcgtcataggagatttgaacgctgaggttggccaggaggaggagttcagaccgacgattgggaagttcagcgcccaccggctgacaaacgagaacggcctacgactgataggttttgccgcctccaagaatatggccattcgtagcacctatttccagcacagcctctcgtatcggtacacctggagatcacctcagcatacagaatcgcaaatcgaccacgttttgatcgatgaacggcacttctccgacataaccaaTGTCAGAACCTACCATGGCGCTAACAATGACTCCgtctatccgtcatcaacgatgtacggtactgACGGTCGCCTcagtacaatctcgagcggctgaaacaaccggatgtcaccAATGCTTAcgtgcagcatcttgaggcagcgttgctggatgagggcgagctcgatagggttcctcttgaggactgctggaggacagtcaaagcagccattaacaacgctgccgaaagcattgtcggatatgtagAACGGAGTataagaaacgattggttcgatgaggagtgccaggaggttttacaGGAGAAAAATGCCgggcgggctgcaatgctgcagcatggtacgcggcaaaacatggaacgatacagattgaggcggaaacagcaaactcgcctattccgggacaaaaagcgtcgCCTCGAAGAGGTGGACgtcaagagatggagttgctgaaCCGTTTTctagaaacgcggaagttctatcagaagctcaacacatcccgcaaaggcttcgtgccgcgagctgaaatgtgccgggaagaggatgggagcatcttgatggacggacgcgaggtgatcgacagctggaagcagcactacgatgaacacatgAATGacaca includes:
- the LOC5573490 gene encoding maltase 1; amino-acid sequence: MISLRVPLLLLVATAVLLATAQDSDQKEWWETTVFYQIYPRSFFDSNDDGTGDIKGITAKLQHLKDTGFEATWLSPIFQSPQEDFGYDVSDFVSVDPLFGSNSDLEELFAEAEKLGIKIILDFVPNHSSNEHEWFVKSENRVDPYTDYYMWHNGKPNPQGGRPLPPNNWQSVFYGSAWEWSEKRQQYYLHQFAVGQPDLNYRNEAVIKEFDEILRYWMKKGASGFRIDAINHMFEVEDLRDEPINDPSDPNSYGYTHHIYTKDLPDTYEVIARWRKVIDDYVKESDSDTIIMMTEAYANLTMTMKFYESDDGTQPRAHFPFNFAMIEDLNDGSKASNFKYIIDRWLDNMPRGKITNWVLGNHDKPRMASRYGRDRIDGMALILMTLPGVAVVYNGEEIGMEDYRDMSYEDSKDPQGCNLGPDNYKWASRDPQRTPFQWDDSFNAGFSKAAKTWLPMHPLYRQTNLLKQTEADYSTYHFYVDCMKLRKERILTHGEFRSRAFNDDVFAFVRFLRENEDRELDPYYVTLVNFHGETYTVDVTELYRFAGKTATVRLVGTDSRHKVGQTVNTTELTLGPYEAIVIGASSAVSVHLSMALLVTAIIKYLFL